The Methanoregula boonei 6A8 genome has a window encoding:
- a CDS encoding C-GCAxxG-C-C family protein, with protein MTLTRADDAAALFTAGYSCSQSVSAAFAEDFGIDRTTALRLSGSFGGGMAHTDNSCGAVTGALMVIGMKYGMTDAGNPAGKEKTYAVAQEFIAEFMRRDHAIRCTDLLGFNLSDPKQLAIARKNHIFRTKCTQYVRDAAEILEKVL; from the coding sequence ATGACCCTGACACGGGCGGACGATGCGGCTGCCCTTTTTACAGCAGGTTACTCCTGTTCACAATCGGTCTCTGCTGCATTTGCGGAGGACTTTGGCATTGATCGCACAACAGCGCTACGGCTCTCTGGCAGTTTTGGCGGAGGTATGGCGCATACGGACAATTCCTGCGGCGCGGTCACCGGTGCCCTCATGGTGATCGGCATGAAGTACGGGATGACGGACGCGGGCAACCCTGCAGGAAAAGAAAAAACCTACGCGGTCGCCCAGGAGTTCATCGCCGAATTCATGCGGCGGGATCACGCTATCCGGTGCACGGATCTTCTCGGGTTCAATCTCTCTGATCCAAAGCAGCTTGCCATTGCGCGGAAGAACCACATTTTCCGCACAAAGTGTACACAGTACGTTCGAGACGCTGCAGAAATACTTGAAAAAGTGCTGTAA
- a CDS encoding type II toxin-antitoxin system HicB family antitoxin, with product MQYTIVLEPGDSGGIAARCVELPGTVCHGADKKEALARLKKAIRKVQQTWKTDLHHAIRSLSSEIIRIEVTETA from the coding sequence ATGCAATACACAATCGTCCTCGAACCCGGCGACAGCGGCGGCATTGCTGCACGTTGCGTTGAGCTCCCGGGGACCGTCTGCCACGGTGCAGACAAAAAAGAAGCGCTCGCCCGGCTCAAAAAGGCGATCAGGAAGGTGCAGCAGACCTGGAAGACAGATCTGCACCACGCAATCCGGTCGCTTTCTTCCGAGATTATACGGATCGAAGTCACTGAGACTGCCTGA